One window from the genome of Perca flavescens isolate YP-PL-M2 chromosome 17, PFLA_1.0, whole genome shotgun sequence encodes:
- the parga gene encoding poly(ADP-ribose) glycohydrolase — translation MDEGVDSQRSMAAEITPEDVKNDVPTTNLTDGTLCVPQKSDTFKDGALTENMQDDVASQTSVDCGSAGGLDESVLTGSRNNTAPTSCSNGQKSKRSTSPGPHPVKTTGDAAHAPNPKLTLCLSSSPKKGVSTPSDVEMLSPDSPICKTLFVTSSDKDLDGSACAEDSGFAKESQQFVKDSDSGCLVKEKVNLVAMGTEDAEIAQYSHCGSSDMSQDLIGSQSGALFERVSFAFHNMDRGWLGTPIDELNRMPQCAPPLSHLKAAPHHTVTVRTDLLREGEVPVPYPGKFKDAWDDVFVKMPCSEKNLFPMETEDGGGVQSRWELIRTALQGGFKSSLDVRDAILRYNIAHAKKWDFTALNLLCTEYLEHSELQHLFEIVLPAMVDLALRAPVLCTMPIPLLKSRMNHSLTLSQEQIACLLANAFFCTFPRRNSRKSEYCNYPEINFYRLFDGSSPRKIEKLRTLLCYFRRVTQTKPKGLVTFTRQMLNNPPNWESSQTPLKRLHITCEGTIEDDGYGMLQVDFANRLVGGGVTGHGLVQEEIRFLINTELIVSRLFTEALEHNECLIVTGTEQYSKYTGYAESYKWKTSHKDETARDDWQRRCTEIVAIDALKFRHFLEQFLPEKITRELNKAYCGFFRNKANSKHLSAVATGNWGCGAFGGDTRLKALIQLMAAAEAGRDLAYFTFGDAQLMRDVHEIHTFLTERQVTVGRLYNLLNQYSSSVCKNCRTTRPDISLYSFIHERVSSPTPADAPDCAKDSGMSPVTSDSH, via the exons TATGGCTGCTGAAATCACGCCAGAGGATGTAAAGAATGATGTTCCAACAACAAACTTAACAGATGGAACTCTTTGTGTACCACAAAAGAGTGACACTTTTAAAGACGGTGCACTAACGGAGAACATGCAAGATGACGTAGCATCTCAGACTTCGGTGGACTGTGGTTCTGCAGGTGGGCTGGATGAATCTGTTCTTACAGGCAGCAGAAATAACACAGCCCCAACATCCTGTTCTAATGGACAGAAATCTAAAAGGTCCACTTCACCTGGTCCTCACCCTGTTAAAACAACTGGTGATGCTGCACACGCTCCAAATCCAaaactcactctctgtcttagTAGTAGTCCTAAGAAGGGTGTCAGTACACCCAGTGATGTGGAGATGCTGAGTCCGGACAGCCCCATCTGTAAAACCCTGTTTGTGACAAGCTCAGACAAGGATTTAGATGGCAGTGCTTGTGCAGAGGACTCTGGCTTTGCAAAGGAATCACAGCAGTTTGTCAAAGACTCTGATTCTGGATGTTTGGTCAAAGAAAAAGTCAATCTGGTTGCCATGGGAACAGAGGATGCTGAGATAGCTCAGTACAGTCACTGTGGTTCATCTGATATGAGCCAGGACTTAATTGGAAGCCAGTCAGGTGCTCTTTTTGAAAG AGTTTCATTCGCATTTCATAACATGGACAGAGGATGGCTGGGGACACCCATAGATGAGCTGAACAGAATGCCCCAGTGTGCTCCCCCTCTGTCTCACCTGAAAGCAGCGCCTCACCACACTGTCACAGTCCGG ACAGATCTcctcagagagggagaggtCCCTGTTCCATACCCCGGCAAGTTCAAAGATGCGTGGGATGATGTGTTTGTGAAGATGCCCTGCTCTGAGAAGAATCTGTTTCCTATGGAGACTGAG GATGGAGGTGGTGTCCAAAGTCGGTGGGAGCTGATCCGCACTGCCTTGCAGGGAGGGTTCAAAAGTTCTCTGGATGTGAGG GATGCTATATTGAGATACAACATAGCCCATGCAAAGAAATGGGACTTCACTGCCCTAAACCTTCTTTGCACAGAG TATCTTGAGCATTCTGAACTACAACACCTGTTTGAGATCGTATTGCCAGCTATGGTTGACCTCGCACTCCGTGCTCCTGTCCTCTGCACAATG cCAATTCCCCTACTGAAGTCAAGGATGAACCACTCCCTGACTTTGTCTCAGGAGCAAATAGCATGTCTTCTGGCCAACGCCTTCTTCTGCACTTTCCCTCGACGCAACTCCCGCAAGTCGGAGTACTGCAATTATCCTGAGATCAACTTCTACAG GTTATTTGATGGTTCTTCACCAAGAAAAATTGAGAAATTGAGAACTCTGCTGTGTTACTTCAGGAGAGTTACACAGACCA aGCCCAAGGGTCTTGTTACATTCACAAGACAAATGCTGAACAATCCTCCAAACTGGGAAAG TTCCCAGACTCCGCTGAAGCGCCTACACATCACTTGTGAGGGGACGATTGAGGATGATGGATATGGGATGCTGCAG GTGGACTTTGCAAACAGGCTTGTAGGTGGTGGAGTAACAGGACATGGACTGGTCCAGGAAGAGATTAGGTTCCTCATCAACACTGAACTCATTGTCTCTCGACTCTTTACTGAAGCTTTGGAACACAATGAATGCCTCATCGTCACAG GCACTGAACAGTACAGTAAATACACTGGCTATGCTGAGAGTTACAAATGGAAGACAAGCCACAAGGACGAGACTGCCAG GGACGACTGGCAGCGACGCTGTACAGAGATTGTGGCCATTGATGCTCTCAAATTCAGGCATTTCTTAGAACAGTTTCTCCCTGAAAAGATAACCAGAGAACTTAAcaag GCATATTGCGGATTCTTCCGAAATAAAGCCAACAGCAAGCACCTCTCTGCAGTAGCCACAGGCAACTGGGGTTGTGGAGCTTTTGGTGGAGACACACGGCTTAAAG CACTGATTCAGTTGATGGCTGCAGCAGAGGCCGGGAGAGACTTGGCGTACTTCACATTTGGAGATGCTCAGCTTATGAGAGATGTTCACGAAATACACACTTTCCTCACTGAGAGACAAGTCACCGTCG GGAGGCTGTACAACCTTTTGAACCAGTACTCCAGTTCGGTGTGCAAGAATTGCCGCACGACTCGACCTGACATCAGTCTCTACAGTTTCATCCATGAGAGAGTCTCTTCCCCCACGCCCGCTGATGCCCCGGACTGTGCTAAGGATTCTGGGATGTCCCCTGTAACATCGGACTCTCATTAA